Proteins from one Triticum aestivum cultivar Chinese Spring chromosome 7A, IWGSC CS RefSeq v2.1, whole genome shotgun sequence genomic window:
- the LOC123154786 gene encoding F-box protein At5g07610-like, translated as MSTPVDRARQWEDGRKSTRIRSSSSPPSSSETAAERLTDDLLVEILSRVPARSLCRFKCVSKHWLGLINDRTYRRKLPRTLTGFLFRGTTEEQLVHPVLHFTNLSGNRSRTNLTFLPYGRNAFLLDCCNGLLLYGVSAHGGKRHYVVCNPATEEWTELPHCDHAGWVGIVHLGFDPAVSPHFHVFLLTDELNGFRLPGVDVCSYVYSSETGRWVHKEKKWYWDIDLVLVHSAAYLNGSLHFFVDVNHSTLCLAADKEAGTMIYSRVPSLNDGFMQQSQGCLYYAGFETDDNDDHVVRLLVYVLEDYNSKEWILKHSIERSHLFGGRHDVDIEEDFCWIAIHPECNLIFFTLGWNRTFMFYDMDRRQLKVICNLENGNPPYLPYVPLYEELQSLHK; from the exons ATGTCCACACCGGTGGATCGAGCTCGCCAGTGGGAGGACGGACGCAAATCAACTCGGATCAG GTCATCCTCTTCTCCTCCCAGCAGCAGCGAGACGGCGGCCGAGAGACTCACCGACGACCTCCTAGTCGAGATACTCTCGCGCGTGCCCGCCAGGTCGCTTTGCCGCTTCAAGTGCGTCTCCAAGCACTGGCTCGGCCTCATCAACGACCGCACCTACCGCCGGAAACTCCCCCGGACCCTGACCGGCTTCTTGTTCAGGGGCACCACGGAGGAGCAATTGGTACATCCAGTTCTTCATTTCACCAATTTATCCGGGAACCGCAGTCGCACCAATCTCACCTTCCTGCCCTACGGCCGGAACGCCTTTCTTTTGGACTGCTGCAATGGCCTCCTTCTCTACGGCGTATCTGCCCATGGTGGCAAGCGCCATTACGTCGTGTGCAATCCTGCCACGGAGGAATGGACTGAGTTGCCGCATTGCGACCATGCCGGCTGGGTGGGTATTGTGCACTTAGGTTTTGATCCAGCCGTGTCCCCCCACTTCCATGTGTTTTTATTGACGGACGAACTAAATGGATTTCGTCTCCCGGGAGTGGACGTCTGTTCATATGTCTATTCATCGGAAACCGGCAGGTGGGTTCATAAGGAGAAGAAATGGTACTGGGATATTGATCTCGTTCTTGTTCACTCAGCTGCATATCTTAATGGTAGTCTGCATTTTTTCGTTGATGTCAATCACTCTACCCTGTGTCTAGCTGCCGACAAGGAGGCGGGAACAATGATATACTCTCGTGTTCCTTCTCTGAATGATGGTTTTATGCAGCAGTCACAGGGCTGCTTGTATTATGCTGGTTTTGAAACagatgacaatgatgatcatgttgTTCGATTACTAGTTTATGTTCTCGAAGACTATAATAGTAAAGAATGGATACTGAAGCATAGCATTGAACGTTCACATCTATTTGGAGGGCGACATGATGTAGACATTGAGGAGGACTTTTGTTGGATTGCAATTCATCCGGAATGTAACTTGATCTTCTTCACCTTGGGCTGGAATAGAACGTTCATGTTCTATGATATGGACCGTCGGCAACTCAAAGTGATATGCAATCTTGAAAATGGCAATCCACCATATCTGCCATATGTGCCGCTGTATGAAGAGTTACAATCGTTACACAAGTGA